A genomic region of Raphanus sativus cultivar WK10039 chromosome 6, ASM80110v3, whole genome shotgun sequence contains the following coding sequences:
- the LOC108820947 gene encoding pentatricopeptide repeat-containing protein At5g42450, mitochondrial, translated as MVSSQRLYISRIVTRKSHSLASALVDKSQQSICNAHQAFDGITDLNVVSGTAVIGRFVKQNRYVEANHAFKRLLYLGIRPNEFTFGTVIGSSTSSRDVKLGKQLHGFALKMGLASNVFVGSAVLNCYVKLSTLMDARRSFDDTREPNVVSITNLISGYLKKHEFGEALSLFRTMPERSVVSWNAVIGGFSQTGRNEEAVRTFVDMLREGVVMPNESTFPCTITAVSNIASHGSGKSIHACAIKFLGQQYNVFVWNSLISFYSKCGNMEDSLLAFNKLREQEKNIVSWNSMIWGYAHNGRGEEAIAMFEKMTKDTSLKPNSVTLLGVLFACNHTGLIHEGYSYFNKAVNDYDNPNLLQPEHYACMVDMLSRSGHFEEAEKLIKSLPLDPGIGFWKALLGGCKIHSNKRLAVLAASKILEMEPRDVSSYVMLSNAYSAVDKWQNVSEMRRKIKEMGLKRISGCSWIEVRGQDYVFVNADKNNKQKDEVYRVLSLILHNIL; from the coding sequence ATGGTTTCATCTCAAAGACTATATATCTCCCGAATCGTGACAAGGAAATCTCACTCTTTGGCAAGTGCTCTTGTTGATAAATCACAACAGTCTATATGCAATGCACACCAAGCGTTCGACGGAATTACCGACTTGAATGTCGTTTCTGGTACAGCAGTGATTGGCCGCTTTGTGAAGCAGAACAGATATGTAGAGGCAAACCACGCTTTCAAAAGGCTGCTGTATCTGGGAATCAGACCAAACGAGTTCACCTTCGGCACAGTCATTGGGTCCTCTACATCTTCGAGAGATGTCAAATTAGGCAAGCAGCTACATGGTTTTGCGTTAAAGATGGGGCTCGCGTCGAATGTGTTTGTTGGTAGTGCGGTTTTGAACTGTTATGTGAAGCTGAGCACTTTGATGGATGCTCGTAGAAGCTTTGATGATACTAGAGAACCAAACGTTGTTTCTATTACCAATTTGATAAGTGGGTACCTAAAGAAGCATGAATTTGGGGAAGCCCTTTCCTTGTTTAGAACAATGCCGGAGAGAAGTGTTGTTTCTTGGAACGCAGTAATTGGTGGGTTTAGCCAGACGGGACGGAATGAAGAAGCTGTGCGTACTTTTGTGGATATGTTAAGGGAAGGTGTTGTGATGCCTAATGAATCCACCTTCCCTTGTACTATAACAGCCGTATCCAATATAGCTTCTCATGGTTCTGGTAAAAGTATACACGCCTGCGCTATCAAGTTCTTGGGGCAGCAATATAATGTCTTTGTTTGGAATTCTCTCATTAGTTTTTACTCCAAGTGTGGAAACATGGAGGATAGTCTTTTGGCTTTCAACAAGCTCCGTGAACAAGAAAAGAACATCGTATCTTGGAACTCTATGATATGGGGCTATGCGCACAAcggaagaggagaagaagctaTAGCCATGTTTGAGAAAATGACCAAAGACACAAGCCTGAAACCAAACAGTGTGACACTCCTTGGAGTGTTATTTGCGTGTAACCACACCGGCCTAATCCATGAAGGGTACTCATATTTCAACAAAGCAGTGAATGATTATGATAATCCAAACCTGCTACAACCTGAGCACTATGCATGTATGGTGGATATGCTCTCTAGGTCGGGTCATTTCGAAGAAGCAGAGAAGCTTATTAAAAGTCTGCCTCTTGATCCGGGAATCGGGTTCTGGAAGGCTTTGCTTGGGGGATGCAAGATTCACTCAAACAAGCGTCTGGCTGTATTAGCAGCGTCTAAGATCTTGGAGATGGAACCTAGAGATGTTTCGTCGTACGTTATGCTTTCAAATGCTTACTCTGCTGTGGATAAGTGGCAGAATGTCTCGGAAATGCGGAGGAAGATTAAGGAAATGGGTTTAAAGCGTATCTCGGGATGTAGTTGGATTGAAGTTAGAGGCCAAGATTATGTCTTTGTCAATGCTGACAAAAACAACAAACAGAAGGATGAAGTCTATAGGGTGTTGTCACTTATTTTACACAACATCTTATAG
- the LOC108823056 gene encoding LOW QUALITY PROTEIN: probable polygalacturonase (The sequence of the model RefSeq protein was modified relative to this genomic sequence to represent the inferred CDS: deleted 1 base in 1 codon): protein MASSTLLMRSILLSLFLSLSVVQSRLYTSSEKIQLPGDSLVLSVTDFGATGDGIHYDTSAIQSAINACNHQYISSSSICHVTFPPGTYLTAKLHLRSGVLLDVTENAVLLGGPRIEDYPGETSSEWYVVVANNATDVGITGGGAIDGQGSKFVVRFDERKNVMVSWNQTGACLGDECRPRLVGFVDSTNVQIWNITLREPAYWCLHIVRCENTSIHDVSIFGDFNTPNNDGIDIEDSNNTFITRCHIDTGDDAICPKTYAAPLYNLTVTDCWIRTKSSAIKLGSASWFEFKGLVFDNITIFESHRGLGMQIRDGGNVNGITFSNMNISTRYYDPSWWGRAEPIYITTCPRSSSSTEGSISSLLFVNITIVSENGVFLSGSPNGLLTDIKFKNMNITLRRWSNYTSGLVDYRPGCQGLMNHSATAGITMEHVNGFSVENVDLKWSDDNLNDWNVPLEFRPSTVNNVSFDGFSSGLYTKLFEF, encoded by the exons ATGGCCTCCTCCACGCTACTGATGCGAAGCATATTATTGTCCTTGTTCCTGTCATTATCCGTCGTCCAATCACGTTTGTACACGTCATCAGAGAAGATCCAACTTCCCGGCGATTCCTTGGTCCTCTCCGTCACCGATTTCGGCGCCACCGGCGATGGTATCCACTACGACACCTCCGCGATACAGTCCGCCATAAACGCCTGCAATCATCAATACATCTCATCTTCCTCCATCTGCCACGTCACGTTTCCTCCCGGCACCTATTTGACCGCCAAGCTCCATCTCCGATCCGGCGTCCTCCTCGATGTGACGGAGAACGCCGTACTTCTCGGTGGACCGAGGATCGAAGATTATCCGGGGGAGACTTCGTCAGAGTGGTACGTGGTGGTGGCGAACAACGCGACGGATGTCGGAATCACCGGCGGAGGAGCAATCGACGGACAGGGATCGAAATTCGTGGTGAGGTTCGATGAGAGGAAGAACGTGATGGTGAGCTGGAATCAAACCGGGGCTTGTTTGGGTGATGAGTGTAGACCTAGGCTTGTTGGATTCGTTGACTCCACCAATGTTCAAATCTGGAACATCACTCTGCGTGAGCCTGCGTATTGGTG TTTGCATATCGTGAGGTGCGAGAACACTTCAATCCACGATGTATCGATCTTTGGCGATTTCAACACACCAAATAACGATGGCATCGACATAGAAGATTCAAACAATACTTTCATAACTCGGTGTCACATCGACACAGGAGATGACGCAATCTGTCCCAAGACATATGCTGCTCCGCTTTACAACTTAACCGTTACAGACTGCTGGATCCGGACCAAATCCTCCGCCATTAAACTTGGTAGTGCGAGCTGGTTTGAATTCAAAGGTCTTGTCTTTGATAACATCACCATTTTTGAATCTCACAGAGGCCTTGGCATGCAAATACGTGATGGAG GAAATGTGAATGGCATTACATTTTCAAACATGAACATCAGTACAAGATACTACGATCCGTCCTGGTGGGGAAGAGCAGAACCAATATATATAACAACTTGCCCGCGCAGTTCATCTTCAACGGAAGGCTCAATCTCGAGTCTCCTTTTCGTAAACATAACAATCGTTTCTGAAAACGGAGTCTTTTTATCTGGCTCTCCGAACGGATTACTCACGGACATAAAGTTCAAGAACATGAACATTACTTTGAGAAGATGGAGTAATTACACTTCAGGGCTTGTGGATTATAGACCGGGATGTCAAGGTCTAATGAACCATAGCGCCACAGCTGGGATCACTATGGAACACGTGAATGGGTTCAGCGTTGAGAATGTTGACTTGAAATGGTCAGATGATAATCTGAATGATTGGAATGTTCCTCTCGAATTTAGACCTTCAACCGTGAATAATGTCTCCTTTGATGGTTTCAGTTCTGGTCTC TACACGAAATTGtttgagttttga